TCGTCTATTAAACTCCCCCGATAAGTGTAGTGTTTTAACTAATGTTAATTGTGGTTCGTTTTTGCCTCTAAAAGCGCAACTGCATGAAAAAGAGCGACTTAGCTTATTTTACTACATTACCCATGATACCTTCCGGTTTCTTACGTCATTTATCTGCGCTAAACTGAGTTGGCCATTAGCAAGAGGTAAGCAGAACATCGGATTTATATTACcattataaaaacacaacaaaaaaataaatgtaatacaaaATTGAGAACCATTCAAAACAACATGTGTTTTACTGTTGGCTGTGTTGTTCGCCATCGTTTATTGTCGCTGTTTGGTTACAAATAGATGTATCGGTCGCTATGCTAATGCTAAGCTAACTGTAGCCGCAAGCACTCTTACCTTTTGGAGCATCCGTCGCTATGCTAACGCTAAACTATCTGCGGACATAAACctgaatacattttctttttttaccttttcccaGGACGTCTGCTGTCAACATGACCAAACTTCTGGAGTGGTTGTTCGGCGTTTCTGTCGTCTTGGCCGTCTGGGCTGTGGTGGCTTTCGACCTGTTGGACTTGAAAGTGCCGCAGCCTTACAGAGAGGTTGCGTGGCCCATGCCGCTGTACCTGTTGGTATCCTTCGGCTGCTACTCCCTGGCCACGGTGGGCTACCGAGTGGCAACTTTTAATGACTGTGAGGACGCTGCTAAGGAGCTGCAAAGTCAGATTAAAGAAGCCAAAGAGGACCTTAAGAGGAAAGGACTGAAGATGTAGAACAATGCAAGAACCATGTATCTATTTTTGCAAACATGTGGACAtgtcttttatattttgtagtaaCATTCCTGTGTGAGGTGAGATTGTGTACAACTAATTTCAGTGATTTGCACCCACTAAATGTGATGCTGTTACTCATCTGTCTTTGAAAGAACACATTCTTACATGTCGGTCTTGTATGAACATTCTTCTACCCTGATTCAGATGTGTGCCCTGCAGGAAGCGgattaaattatttttctttaattgttTTTGACCTCAAATATGTGTGTATGCAGGAGGTACGCATGTATGAACATATACATGTTAGTTGATTACACTGTATCAGGGTGTATTCTGTGTCCATGCCTAAGCAGAACTCACATTCCCACAGTTTAGAATCGTACCTTTCCACCGATGGAGTGTGATGAAACAAGTCCATGATGCAGcctcaggagcaactgggggttcagtatcttgcccaagggcaCTTCAACATGATCACTGTTTTTTCTACAGTGTCAGAATTGTTAAAGGCAAAAAATGTTAGCTTCTCAACAACTGCAgttaaaatatctatttttttaaggTTCTGAAATCCATATCAAATGCGAAGTACATTTTGGGGGATTTTAACCCTTAAAACACTCTAGGAGGTTAAAATGTGTTGTAATCTGGTACAATAACACCAAATTTACTGGTAATGCAttatgcacaaaaaaacaatacaatactgtAACTGCAAAAGGGATATAAACGGCGATAACCTGGCATATAAACCTATAAGCCTCATGCCGTGCACACCTACAGCAGTCAACGACCTGAAGGATACATTACCTGCCAATTTTCCTGTCAGAAAAGGTTAGCTAAGAATGTACAGTGTAGCTAATCTAATGTTGGCACTTCTTTTGTGTGGGAAAAGCTTGCCTACGTTCATTTTCCCCTGCTGTGCATAAACAGCGTAGCCTGGCCAAAGGCATCATTACGCTCGTTCAAACGCTCCCGTAActtaagaagaagaaaaaaaaaaaaaagtcgttgGCAGCGTGATGTGTTTGGCTGGTGGTGCTCCCCCACCACCATGCCTTTactccccctccctccctgccAATGTCTGCAAGCTGTTGCCCGAGCAGACGGCATGAAAGACAACCTGTTATTTACCAGGAAAATCTCCCACTCTGGCAATTCCACCAAAGGCCTCCCTTGGTAGGCAGAGATGTTCTCCACTTGTCGCCACATGTGAAATACTTCTTCTTTGTCATCGCTACGGTTTGACTTTGAAGACGTCCGTCTGTTACGTTGTTTTTTCCCCTGCAAGCTCGGGTATAAATCAGATAAGAGGCACAGTGTCACAGGCCTTATGTGGTGCGTGCGAACAGTCCCCCCCCCCGTGCTACACGTGCTACACATGCTTACGGCCAGACTTCATACAACATATTGTAATGTTGGCGgaatgatgatgaggatgactCTGTGCACAAATCAGCCTTTTATTGGAATCTACAAAACAACACTTTGTACCACAAATGCCGCCTTCGGCACATGGCACTCGGCACATGC
The DNA window shown above is from Dunckerocampus dactyliophorus isolate RoL2022-P2 chromosome 20, RoL_Ddac_1.1, whole genome shotgun sequence and carries:
- the dpm3 gene encoding dolichol-phosphate mannosyltransferase subunit 3, translating into MTKLLEWLFGVSVVLAVWAVVAFDLLDLKVPQPYREVAWPMPLYLLVSFGCYSLATVGYRVATFNDCEDAAKELQSQIKEAKEDLKRKGLKM